The following is a genomic window from Desulforhopalus sp..
TTCGAAAAATGACCTGGCCGGCAAGGTCCGCCAGGCCCTGGGGCAGTTCCTCTCCTGAGCCCTTAGGTCGCGCGAATCCGTTGTTTGCTGGCTTTCGTCACCATTTTTTGTAGGCATTTTTCCAGGCTTCGCGGCTTCGGGCCGTGTAGTCGTTCAAGGCGTGGTAAAAGGCGCCGACGACCAGTTCGGCGCAGTGGTCGTGGCCGGGAGGTAAAGTCTGCAGGTAGGTAATTACATCTTGCGGTGAAATCTGCCAGCTGTCGGCAATGCTTCGGCCTTCGGCGAGGTAGGACAAGGTATTGGCACAGGCATTGGTGTTTATGCACCCCTGGATTTGAAAGCAGACCATCTGGATCTGTCCGCCCCGTACCGACAGAAAGAGTTCAATAGTATCACCGCAGTCACTGACTCGTTTACCATAGCCGTCCGGGCTTTTCAGGCTTCCGAAGCGATTGGTCCTGGAGGCCATATCAAGGAAACGATCGGAATGAACCTGATCTGCAGGGAAATTGTCATGTTCCATAAGTGTGATGCCGGGTTGTGGTTGCATGCAACGGCAAGAGTCGGGCTGGGTTTTAACTCCTGTCGGGCACTTTGTATTTTTTTGTTGTTTTCTCCCGTGCCGTTAGCCCATCGTAAGAAACGATTCGGCAAGGCCGAAGATACCGCCGAGCCAAGGCAATTTCCAGTTTTAAATCAACTGGTAATCGTCCCTCGCTATTTGCCGGGTTTTCACCGGACTGCCCTGTCTGGTCCGATCCTGGCCCGGTTGCACCCTTTCTTTCTGGCGAGAAATGCAAAGCGGCCTTTTTTCCGGTGGGGGTTTTTGCTACCATTGACTTGCTCGTGCTGTTGTGTCCCTGCGTCTCTTTGTCCA
Proteins encoded in this region:
- a CDS encoding iron-sulfur cluster assembly scaffold protein — its product is MEHDNFPADQVHSDRFLDMASRTNRFGSLKSPDGYGKRVSDCGDTIELFLSVRGGQIQMVCFQIQGCINTNACANTLSYLAEGRSIADSWQISPQDVITYLQTLPPGHDHCAELVVGAFYHALNDYTARSREAWKNAYKKW